One genomic window of Garra rufa chromosome 24, GarRuf1.0, whole genome shotgun sequence includes the following:
- the LOC141300678 gene encoding uncharacterized protein, translating to MLGTLEGEKKSRWKEFVKPLVHAYNCTRNDTTGYTPYELMFGRQPRLPVDLAFGLPVNTPAKSHSQYVQNLKNRLRESYEVATKNAGKVALRNKRRFDERVITSTLDEGDRVLVRNVRLRGKQKLADKWEQDVYVVVRKVHDLPVYTVQPEGKDGPFRTLHRDLLLPCGFLQPRKSESQSEQEVVRRPRTRTSPNDEEIQETESISECSESADEQILCYVPERILGSETQIITGHSPCVREDATDLPVFDPTGENLPAQEPVESNLEEPVEGKLDESLGMEICEDEQESHCTPPDISVKLRSEPEQLSELLNESPTQTAEMVPINSELQTEDRTAITDEVSHTGNILNEDGGTSTEDNIGPRRSERERRPPKKFEYPQLGNPLTLVIQSLLQGLSEAFSSSLEESVTSSVIHV from the coding sequence ATGCTAGGAACATTGGAAGGTGAAAAGAAGTCTCGGTGGAAAGAGTTCGTAAAGCCTTTAGTGCATGCTTACAACTGCACACGCAATGACACCACTGGATATACGCCTTACGAACTCATGTTTGGGCGTCAGCCCCGCTTGCCCGTTGACTTGGCTTTCGGACTGCCAGTGAATACCCCTGCCAAGTCACACTCTCAATATGTGCAAAATCTAAAGAATCGGTTGCGAGAGAGTTACGAAGTGGCTACCAAAAATGCTGGGAAAGTAGCACTACGTAACAAGAGAAGATTTGATGAGCGAGTGATTACTTCAACTCTGGATGAGGGTGACAGAGTTTTAGTAAGGAATGTGCGACTGCGAGGGAAACAAAAACTGGCTGATAAATGGGAACAAGATGTCTATGTGGTTGTCAGAAAGGTTCACGATCTCCCAGTTTACACAGTGCAACCAGAAGGAAAAGACGGTCCCTTCCGAACATTGCATCGTGATTTGCTACTGCCCTGTGGGTTTTTGCAACCACGCAAATCTGAATCCCAGTCAGAGCAAGAAGTAGTCAGAAGGCCTAGAACCAGAACTTCTCCTAATGATGAGGAAATACAGGAGACAGAGTCCATTTCTGAATGCTCAGAGTCTGCAGATGAGCAAATTCTCTGTTATGTACCTGAAAGGATTTTAGGCTCTGAAACTCAAATCATCACCGGCCACTCACCTTGTGTTCGAGAGGATGCAACTGATTTACCAGTCTTTGATCCTACTGGAGAAAACTTACCAGCTCAGGAACCTGTTGAGAGTAATTTAGAAGAACCTGTGGAAGGAAAACTGGATGAGTCTCTAGGAATGGAGATATGTGAGGATGAACAGGAATCACATTGTACTCCACCAGATATCTCTGTGAAGCTAAGATCGGAACCAGAACAACTCTCTGAACTCTTGAATGAATCCCCCACTCAAACGGCTGAGATGGTTCCAATCAATTCTGAGttacagactgaagacagaactGCAATCACAGATGAAGTGAGTCACACTGGAAACATCCTAAATGAGGACGGGGGCACTAGCACTGAAGACAATATTGGCCCCAGacgttcagagagagagagacgtccCCCTAAAAAGTTTGAATATCCCCAGTTAGGCAACCCACTAACCTTAGTGATTCAGTCCTTGCTGCAGGGTTTAAGTGAAGCATTTAGTTCTTCTCTGGAAGAGTCTGTTACTTCTTCTGTAATTCATGTGTAG